In the genome of Streptomyces fagopyri, the window CGCAGGCCGCGGTAGTGGGCGATGAGCATGAGAGCGGTCAGAGCGACGCCGAAGGGCACCAGGATGATGTGGAAGCCGAGAGTGAACGCCATCTGCTCCCGGGCCGGGAGCAACTGCGACGGGTCTCCGACGGCCGCCAGGGCCTTGCTCACTGGATGCGACACCCGGTCCATGCTCGCGCTGTGACGGCACATCCGGGACGTCCGGAGTGCGGCGCGGCGCGGGGTGCCACCCGGACGGGCTACGCGCGGGCCCCCGGGTGGCCGCGGCGTGGTGCGGCCGTCAGGGCAGGGGCTCCTCGGTCCACACCGTCTTGCCCTCCTCGGTGTAGCGGGTGCCCCAGCGGTCGGTGAGGGCGGCGACGATGAGCAGGCCGCGGCCGTCCTCGTCCTGGATGCGGGCGTGCCGCAGATGGGGGGCGGTCGTCGCCTCGTCGGAGACTTCCAGGGTCAGCGACTGGTCCCGGATCAGCCGCACGGTGGCCGTGCCGGTGGCGTGGCGGATGACGTTGGTGACGAGTTCGCTGACGACCATCTCCGCCGTGAACGCGTGCGAGTCCAGTCCCCAGCGCTCCAGTTGACCGCGGACCCGGTGCCGGCAATCGGCGACGGCCGACGCCTCGGGGGGAAACCGCCATGAGGCGACCTGGTCTCGGGGGAGGCGGTGGGTGCGGACCGCGAGCAGGGCGACCCCGTCCGCCGGCGGTTCACGCAGCAGGCTGTACACGACGGCGTCGCAGGTGGCCTTGGGGTCGGTGGCCGGGCGGCCGCTGATCTCACGCAGCAGGGAGAGCCGTTCGTCGGCCTGCGGTCCGGTGCCCAGCAGCGAGGGGGAGTACAGCGTGAGCAGGCTCTCCGGTACGAGAGGGACGTGGACGCTCTCGTAGCTGGCGTGGTTTCCCAGGGGTGGTCCGACGATCCGCTGGAGGCTGTCCGGGGTCACGCCCTCCGCCGGGGTGATCAGCGGTGGCGGCCAGCCGGCGCTGGCCATGGTGAGGTGTCCGCCCACGGGGTCGTAGACGGCGTACTGGCAGCACGCGTGAGCCGCCCCGCAGGACGCGGGTGAGGACCCCTCGCGGGCGATGCGCTGGGCGGCGTCGTCCAGGTGGGCCAGCAGTTCGTCGGGGGACAGGTCCAGCGCGGCGAGTGTCGACACGGCGGTACGGAACCTCCCCACGGTGGCCGCCGCGGCCAGCCCCTGATCGGGAATCCGGCCGATGACGAGGCCGACCCGGGCACTGGACAGTTCGATGACGTCGAACCAGAGGGCCTGGCCGATTCCCGGAAGGTGGAAGTGGCACGTGCTGATCGCGGAGACGGTCGGCAGCACCCGGGGCACGAGGCTGCGCTGAAGGCTGATGGCGACGGTGTGCTCACGGACGTAGCGGCGGGCGTTCTCGATGTGGATGGCCGCGTTGTTGCCCAACTCGGCCGCCAGCGGGACGTCGTCGGTCGTGAAGGGTTCCGGATGCCGGGGGCCGCGGTAGAAACACGCGAGTCCCAGCACCCGGCCGTGGACGGCCAGCGGCGTGACGATCATCGAGTGGATGCCCGCGCGTTGCAGCGCGCCGGCCCGCGCGCCGTCGTGCATCAGCCACTCGGACGGCGTGGCGTGCGGGTCGACCAGGCGCGGCGCGAGATCGGCGAGCACCTGCGTGTAGGGGGTGGGGTACACGAATCGGCTGGGCTCACCGACCGCGTACACGCCCGTCATCCAGTCCTTTCCCTCGAACGCCGCCCGGCGCATGGGGACATCGGCGTCGACGGGTGGCTCGGGAGGGTCGTCCCCCCGCAGCACGGCGTCGAGCAGGTCGACGGAGGCGACGTCCGCGAAGTCCTTGACGGCGACCGCGGCGAGTTCCTGGGCGGTGCGGGTGGCGTCGAGGGTGGTTCCGATCCGCCCACGGGCCAGAGCGAGAAGCTCCGCCGCCGCCTGCGTCCGGGTCCGCTCGCTGATGTCGTGGATGACGGTGGCGATGCCGACGGGTTCGTGGCAGACCCCGTGGAGCAGATAGGCGGTCACGTGGTACGTGTGCGGGCCGCCCGTGGGGTCACGTCCTCGGATCTCTCCGCCGACCGCCGGCAGACAGCCGGTGAGGACCTGGTCGAGGAGCGGGGCGAGGGGGAGGCCGGGGCCGAGGTCCGCCACCGGTCGGTGCAGGACCTGGTCGGCGGGCAGACCGCGCATCGCCAGGGCGGTGGGGTTGGATCTCAGTACACACAGGTTCAGGTCGTATATCTCGAGACCCGCGACGGACTGATCGAAGATGGAACCGATCGTGTCCTCGGCCCGGTGCCGGACCGCCCACACACGGATGTCGCCGTCGTCCGCGTCGCGGCCCACCTCGAGGTTGAGGGCGCAGTCCGCGTCCGGTCCGAGCAGCCGCCCGAGGAGGTGTCCCGCCGAGATGCCTTCGGCTTCGGGTGCCGACATTCCCGTGGCCTCGGTGGCCGCGTGGGTCCAGTCGGTGACGCCGCCGTCCTCGGTGAGCGTGAACCACGTCTCGTGCGCCTGCATGCCCGCCTCCTCCAGTTCCCCAGGGCAGACAGTCCGTTGCGAACGGCTTCGACCGCGTGGCCGGGAGGGGGGCCGGCCCCGCCCCTCCATTCCCTGTGCCTACGCGACTCTTGAGGGCCGCAGGACGATTACCTCCCAGAATGCCGCCGGTCGACGACACCGGCAACTCAGTCAGCGGCGCTCCGCCCGGGGAAGAGCCGGCCCCGAAGGCCTTGATCGCGGGCCGACCCGGACCGGGCCCACACGGGGTTCGGCCGCCTGCCGCAGGGTGCCCCCGCCCGGGCCGCCGGCGCATGCGTACGGCACCGCGTCCGCCTAGATTGAGGGCATCGAGACTGTGGCGGAGCACCATCCATCCCGACGAGGGCGGGTGAGCGGCGTGGACGTGGACTGTGCGGGGCCGGTCCGTCCGTTCTCGCGGGGGTCGCGTCCGTCTCCGCCGCGGTCGCGTCCGCCTTCGCCGCCGGTCCGTCCGCTCTCGCGGGAGTCGCGTCCGCCTTCGCCATCGTTCCGGTCGCCTTCGCCGCGGTCGCGTCCGTCTCCGCCGCGGTTCCGGCCGTGGTGGGCCTCGTTCCGTCCGTCTCCGCCACGGCTTCGCCCCTCACCGGCATGGCGTTGAGAGCGAGCGCGTCCGGAGGGCGGGGGTGGCCGGGACACGCGCGGACGGCTCAGTTCCTGTTGACGCTGGCGAGCGGCGCCGTCAACGCCGTCAGTTTCCTCGCGCTGGGCGGGGTGTTCACGAGCGTCATGACGGCCAACTCCGCGCTGCTGGGGCTGGCACTGGGCAACGGGCACCTCTCGCTGGCCAACCTCGCGGGGCTCGCCATCGCGGCCTACCTGGTGGGGGCCGCCGCGGGGAGCTGGATCACCGCCACGTCGGGCCCTGCCCCGCTCACCGGGGTGGCCGGGGCACTGCTGGCGGAGAGCGCGCTGCTGTGGGCGCTGTTCGCCGCCTGGCTGTTTCTGGACGGTGCGCCGGGGACGACGGCCCGTGGCGCCCTGCTCGCTGTGGGTGCCACGGCGATGGGCTGCCAGAGCGGCAGCGTCCGAGTGGTGGCCGGCAGCAGCGTGACGACGGCCTACATCACCGGCGCTCTGACGGGGCTCGTGGCACAGGCGACGGTCGAGAGGAAGCTGCAGCGGCACAACGCGCTGGTCATCCTGCTGCTCCCGGTCGGTGCCGCGGTGGGTGGTGCGGCGGTGCGCTGGGCCCGTCTCCTCGCGCCGGCGATTCCCGCCGTCCTGGTGACCGCCGCGCTCTTGGTGACCGTGGCACGGCGACGGTCGGCGCGCGGTGACGGCCCGCCCGCCGACGCCTGATCCGGTGCCTCCGGCCGCGCGGCGGTCGCGGCGGACCGTCGCGCCCGGTCACGCAGGACAATCGGAACATAGCCCCATAGCATGAAATATCGGAGCCTGTGGAGCCCGCCCCTTCCACCTATCGCAGGGTGATGGATATGACTGCCTCGGACGTGAACGAGTCGGCGCCTGCCGAACATGAGGAACCGCCCCGCACGCCCGACGGCGGCATGGGCCCGAGCACGGACAAGAAGCCGTCGCAGGTGCACTACCACCACCCCGCGGCCGGATGGGGCGCCGCCAAGAGCGTCACCCACGTCCTCGTGAAGGAAAGAGCCCTGGTCGACGGCCCGCGCGCGATCTTCAGGATGAACCACGAGAACACCGGTTTCGACTGCCCCGGGTGCGCCTGGCCCGACGACACCAAGGGGCTCAAGCTCGACATCTGCGAGAACGGCATCAAGCACGTCACGTGGGAGATGACCCCGAAGCGGGTCGGCGCGGACTTCTTCGCGGCCCACACGGTCTCGGAGCTCTCCACCTGGACGGACTTCGCGCTGGAGGACCAGGGCCGCCTGACCCAGCCCCTCGTCTACGACGCCGCCACCGACCGTTACGTCCCCATCGACTGGCAGGAGGCCTTCGACCTCATCGGTGGCGAACTGCGAGCACTGGAGAGCCCGAACCAGGCGGCCTTCTACACCTCCGGCCGGCTGGGCAACGAGGCCACCTTCCTGTACCAGCTGATGGCACGCGAATTCGGCACCAACAACCTCCCCGACTGCTCGA includes:
- a CDS encoding ATP-binding SpoIIE family protein phosphatase encodes the protein MQAHETWFTLTEDGGVTDWTHAATEATGMSAPEAEGISAGHLLGRLLGPDADCALNLEVGRDADDGDIRVWAVRHRAEDTIGSIFDQSVAGLEIYDLNLCVLRSNPTALAMRGLPADQVLHRPVADLGPGLPLAPLLDQVLTGCLPAVGGEIRGRDPTGGPHTYHVTAYLLHGVCHEPVGIATVIHDISERTRTQAAAELLALARGRIGTTLDATRTAQELAAVAVKDFADVASVDLLDAVLRGDDPPEPPVDADVPMRRAAFEGKDWMTGVYAVGEPSRFVYPTPYTQVLADLAPRLVDPHATPSEWLMHDGARAGALQRAGIHSMIVTPLAVHGRVLGLACFYRGPRHPEPFTTDDVPLAAELGNNAAIHIENARRYVREHTVAISLQRSLVPRVLPTVSAISTCHFHLPGIGQALWFDVIELSSARVGLVIGRIPDQGLAAAATVGRFRTAVSTLAALDLSPDELLAHLDDAAQRIAREGSSPASCGAAHACCQYAVYDPVGGHLTMASAGWPPPLITPAEGVTPDSLQRIVGPPLGNHASYESVHVPLVPESLLTLYSPSLLGTGPQADERLSLLREISGRPATDPKATCDAVVYSLLREPPADGVALLAVRTHRLPRDQVASWRFPPEASAVADCRHRVRGQLERWGLDSHAFTAEMVVSELVTNVIRHATGTATVRLIRDQSLTLEVSDEATTAPHLRHARIQDEDGRGLLIVAALTDRWGTRYTEEGKTVWTEEPLP
- a CDS encoding YoaK family protein, with protein sequence MALRASASGGRGWPGHARTAQFLLTLASGAVNAVSFLALGGVFTSVMTANSALLGLALGNGHLSLANLAGLAIAAYLVGAAAGSWITATSGPAPLTGVAGALLAESALLWALFAAWLFLDGAPGTTARGALLAVGATAMGCQSGSVRVVAGSSVTTAYITGALTGLVAQATVERKLQRHNALVILLLPVGAAVGGAAVRWARLLAPAIPAVLVTAALLVTVARRRSARGDGPPADA